From Topomyia yanbarensis strain Yona2022 chromosome 1, ASM3024719v1, whole genome shotgun sequence, one genomic window encodes:
- the LOC131680251 gene encoding 60S ribosomal export protein NMD3: MEYIGQTGAAPTGSEASLKNKILCCECGVAIEPNPSNMCVACLRTHVDITANIPKQAVVFFCRNCERYLNPPSEWVQCSLESKELLSVCLKRLKGLKEVKLVDAGFIWTEPHSKRIKVKLTVHGEVMDGVVLQQVFVVEFTVNNQMCDDCHRTEAKDFWRCLVQVRQKAMNKKTLFYLEQMILKHRAHENTLGIKPSPSGGLDFYYATDAHARKMVDFMQAVLPVKVTSSKKLISHDIHSNSYNYKFSYAVDVVPISKGSLVCLNKKLQQQLGHISPICLVTKVANAIHLIDPRTAQMAEVQNMAFWKNPFEAICNPKQMIEFVVMDVEITRDQEKNHFPGQGPVSFRHILADVWVVKASELGINENTIHTRSHLGHLLKPGDSVLGYDLQDANINNADFDKLKQDTVPDLLLVKKFYDRTSRKQIRNWKLKHLAEDVALDTDIENDYNEFLEDLEEDPDMRQNVNIFKDGSKLMPVDVNDMDDPSVPRITLEEMLDDLVLDDVDMAET, from the exons ATGGAATACATTGGCCAAACCGGTGCAGCCCCTACGGGCTCCGAAGCTTCACTGAAAAACAAAAT CCTCTGCTGTGAATGCGGAGTTGCAATCGAACCGAACCCTTCAAATATGTGCGTAGCTTGCCTGCGTACTCACGTGGACATAACGGCTAACATTCCCAAGCAAGCGGTGGTCTTTTTCTGTCGGAACTGTGAACGATACCTGAACCCGCCTAGCGAATGGGTTCAGTGTAGCCTGGAGTCGAAGGAGTTACTTTCAGTTTGCTTGAAACGTCTGAAGGGTTTGAAAGAAGTTAAACTGGTTGATGCTGGGTTTATATGGACGGAACCACATTCGAAGCGTATCAAGGTTAAATTGACAGTGCACGGAGAAGTCATGGATGGTGTTGTACTACAGCAGGTCTTCGTGGTTGAGTTTACTGTCAACAACCAGATGTGTGACGATTGTCATCGAACCGAGGCAAAGGATTTCTGGCGTTGCTTGGTGCAG GTTCGCCAGAAGGCAATGAACAAAAAGACACTATTCTACTTAGAGCAAATGATTCTGAAACACAGAGCTCACGAAAATACACTTGGCATTAAGCCTTCACCTTCGGGAGGTCTTGATTTTTACTATGCTACCGATGCTCACGCCCGGaaaatggttgattttatgcaagCGGTACTTCCTGTTAAGGTTACCAGCTCAAAGAAATTGATTTCTCACGACATCCACAGCAATTCGTACAACTATAAATTCTCTTACGCAGTAGATGTAGTGCCGATTTCAAAGGGAAGCCTGGTATGTTTAAATAAAAAGCTTCAACAGCAACTGGGACACATTTCACCGATTTGTTTGGTTACCAAAGTAGCGAATgctattcatttgattgatcctCGTACGGCGCAAATGGCTGAAGTTCAAAACATGGCGTTCTGGAAGAATCCCTTTGAAGCTATCTGTAATCCGAAGCAGATGATTGAATTTGTGGTAATGGATGTGGAGATAACGCGAGATCAGGAAAAGAACCACTTTCCTGGACAGGGTCCGGTTTCATTCCGGCACATCCTAGCCGATGTGTGGGTTGTGAAAGCGTCCGAGTTGGGCATCAACGAAAACACCATACATACCCGGTCTCATCTGGGACACTTGTTGAAACCAGGTGATTCAGTGCTCGGGTATGACTTGCAGGATGCAAACATAAATAATGCTGATTTTGACAAGCTGAAACAGGATACTGTCCCGGATTTGCTGCTAGTTAAAAAGTTCTACGACAGAACGAGCCGGAAGCAGATCAGGAACTGGAAACTGAAGCATTTGGCTGAAGATGTTGCACTCGATACGGATATAGAGAATGATTATAACGAGTTCCTCGAAGATTTGGAGGAAGATCCCGACATGCGACAGAATGTCAACATTTTCAAGGATGGTAGTAAATTGATGCCGGTGGATGTGAACGATATGGATGATCCGTCGGTTCCGCGAATTACGCTCGAGGAAATGCTGGACGATTTAGTTTTGGATGACGTGGATATGGCAGAAACATGA